Proteins co-encoded in one Streptomyces sp. SLBN-31 genomic window:
- the hisD gene encoding histidinol dehydrogenase, translated as MISRIDLRGDALPEGPALRDLLPRADFDVSAALEKVRPICEAVHHRGDAALIDFAEKFDGVRLEQVRVPAEALAKALDELDPAVRAALEESIRRARLVHREQRRTSHTIQVVPGGSVTEKWVPVERVGLYAPGGRSVYPSSVIMNAVPAQEAGVESIALASPAQAEFGGLPHPTILAACALLGVDEVYAAGGATAVAMFAHGTESCPPANMVTGPGNIWVAAAKRYFTGRIGIDAEAGPTEIAILADDTADPVHVASDLISQAEHDPLAAAVLVTDSLALADAVEKELEPQVAATKHIEDRIRPALAGRQSAIVLVDGIDEGLRVVDAYGAEHLEIQTADATAVADRVKNAGAIFIGPWAPVSLGDYAAGSNHVLPTGGCACHSSGLSVQSFLRGIHIVDYTEDALAEVAHHAVTLAEAEDLPAHGAAIKARFGWKVPQSK; from the coding sequence GTGATCTCCCGAATCGATCTGCGCGGCGACGCCCTTCCCGAAGGCCCCGCCCTGCGCGACCTGCTGCCCCGAGCCGACTTCGACGTCTCGGCCGCCCTGGAGAAGGTGCGTCCGATCTGCGAGGCCGTGCATCATCGGGGCGACGCGGCGCTGATCGACTTCGCCGAGAAGTTCGACGGCGTCCGGCTCGAGCAGGTGCGGGTGCCCGCCGAGGCCCTGGCGAAGGCCCTCGACGAACTCGACCCGGCAGTGCGCGCGGCCCTGGAGGAGTCCATCCGGCGTGCCCGCCTAGTCCACCGCGAGCAGCGCCGCACGTCCCACACGATCCAGGTCGTGCCCGGCGGCTCCGTGACCGAGAAGTGGGTGCCGGTCGAGCGCGTCGGCCTGTACGCGCCGGGCGGCCGGTCGGTCTACCCGTCCTCCGTGATCATGAACGCCGTCCCGGCCCAGGAGGCCGGCGTCGAGTCGATCGCCCTCGCCTCCCCGGCGCAGGCCGAGTTCGGTGGCCTGCCGCACCCGACGATCCTCGCCGCCTGCGCGCTGCTCGGCGTCGACGAGGTGTACGCGGCCGGCGGCGCCACCGCGGTCGCGATGTTCGCGCACGGCACCGAGTCCTGCCCGCCCGCCAACATGGTCACCGGCCCCGGCAACATCTGGGTCGCCGCCGCCAAGCGCTACTTCACCGGCCGGATCGGCATCGACGCCGAGGCCGGCCCGACCGAGATCGCGATCCTCGCCGACGACACGGCCGACCCGGTGCACGTCGCCTCCGACCTGATCAGCCAGGCCGAGCACGACCCGCTCGCCGCCGCCGTCCTCGTCACCGACTCCCTCGCGCTCGCGGACGCCGTCGAGAAGGAGCTCGAGCCCCAGGTCGCCGCCACCAAGCACATCGAGGACCGCATCCGCCCGGCGCTCGCCGGCCGGCAGTCCGCGATCGTGCTCGTCGACGGGATCGACGAGGGCCTGCGGGTGGTCGACGCCTACGGCGCCGAGCACCTGGAGATCCAGACGGCCGACGCCACCGCGGTGGCCGACCGGGTGAAGAACGCGGGCGCGATCTTCATCGGCCCCTGGGCCCCGGTCTCGCTCGGCGACTACGCGGCCGGCTCCAACCACGTGCTGCCGACCGGCGGTTGCGCCTGCCACTCCTCCGGCCTGTCCGTGCAGTCCTTCCTGCGCGGCATCCACATCGTCGACTACACCGAGGACGCGCTGGCCGAGGTCGCGCACCACGCGGTCACGCTGGCGGAGGCGGAGGACCTCCCGGCGCACGGCGCGGCGATCAAGGCCCGGTTCGGATGGAAGGTTCCCCAGAGCAAGTGA
- a CDS encoding oxidoreductase has protein sequence MTEGAGIHAGDLPDDLTAAEAGMWQAFRNGSPYDLSSGDAAVDDPHGGHRWGPERTVRARIVAWLLLDGPPALAGRVSALKLRGVQVSGTLELSGGIVVPYVEMRGCRFERELLLPEARFTTVRLVDCAVPRLEAARVHTEGDLHLPRCRFPGGVRLTDAHIGTDLMLNQAIVHPDRAGRSIAADGMTVGQDLQAELLEAEGEVSLRSAKVGVSLSLRGARLSSSYTRHALNAPQLTVGRTLYLTPAGVGSSTPAGATPARGTRIQRFECRGGVRLDDGRFGDAVDLERARFAFTDDQELSLRRVQTPELRFLGERPQRGKVALSGARVVNLVDRASAWPAPGNLHMGGFQYENLVPLGPFPLAERLDWVAAATAEYNPEPYERLAAVLRAGGEDEDAREVLLAKQRRRRESLPLAAKLWGYAQDWTVAYGYRPGRAAVWMAVLWAAGSLAFAHASHPPLQPGAAHPPWNPALFALDLLLPVIDLGQVGVWQLSGGWQWLAAVMVLLGWVLATTVAAGATRMLRRN, from the coding sequence GTGACCGAGGGGGCCGGCATCCACGCCGGAGACCTGCCCGACGACCTGACCGCGGCCGAGGCCGGCATGTGGCAGGCCTTCCGCAATGGCAGCCCGTACGACCTGAGCAGCGGCGACGCGGCCGTCGACGATCCGCACGGCGGCCACCGCTGGGGACCGGAGCGGACCGTGCGGGCACGCATCGTGGCGTGGCTGCTGCTGGACGGCCCGCCGGCGCTCGCGGGCCGCGTCTCCGCACTGAAACTGCGCGGCGTGCAGGTCAGCGGCACCCTGGAGCTCTCCGGCGGGATAGTGGTGCCGTACGTGGAGATGCGCGGCTGCCGCTTCGAGCGGGAGCTGCTGCTGCCGGAGGCCCGTTTCACCACCGTGCGGCTGGTGGACTGCGCGGTGCCGCGCCTGGAGGCGGCCCGGGTGCACACCGAGGGCGATCTGCACCTGCCGCGCTGCCGGTTCCCGGGTGGCGTACGGCTCACCGACGCCCACATCGGCACCGACCTGATGCTCAACCAGGCGATCGTCCACCCCGACCGCGCCGGCCGCTCGATCGCCGCGGACGGCATGACGGTCGGCCAGGACCTGCAGGCCGAGCTGCTGGAGGCGGAGGGCGAGGTGAGCCTGCGCAGCGCCAAGGTGGGCGTCAGCCTGAGCCTGCGCGGCGCCCGGCTGAGCAGCTCGTACACCCGGCACGCGCTGAACGCGCCCCAGCTGACGGTCGGGCGCACCCTGTACCTGACCCCGGCGGGCGTCGGCTCGTCGACGCCCGCCGGGGCGACTCCCGCACGCGGGACCCGGATCCAGCGGTTCGAGTGCCGGGGCGGGGTGCGGCTGGACGACGGGCGCTTCGGGGACGCCGTGGACCTGGAGCGGGCGCGGTTCGCCTTCACCGACGACCAGGAGCTGTCGCTGCGCCGGGTGCAGACGCCGGAGCTGCGCTTCCTCGGCGAGCGACCGCAGCGCGGCAAGGTCGCCCTGTCGGGGGCGCGGGTGGTCAACCTCGTCGACCGGGCGAGCGCCTGGCCGGCCCCGGGCAACCTGCACATGGGCGGTTTCCAGTACGAGAACCTCGTACCGCTGGGGCCCTTCCCGCTGGCGGAGCGGCTGGACTGGGTGGCCGCGGCGACCGCCGAGTACAACCCGGAGCCGTACGAGCGCCTGGCCGCCGTGCTGCGGGCCGGCGGCGAGGACGAGGACGCGCGCGAGGTGCTGCTGGCCAAACAGCGCCGGCGCCGCGAGAGCCTGCCGCTCGCCGCGAAGCTGTGGGGGTACGCGCAGGACTGGACGGTGGCCTACGGGTACCGGCCGGGGCGGGCCGCGGTGTGGATGGCGGTGCTGTGGGCGGCGGGCTCGCTGGCCTTCGCGCACGCGAGCCATCCGCCGCTGCAGCCCGGGGCTGCGCATCCGCCGTGGAACCCGGCCCTGTTCGCCTTGGACCTGCTACTGCCGGTCATCGACCTGGGTCAGGTCGGCGTCTGGCAGCTCAGCGGCGGCTGGCAGTGGCTGGCCGCGGTGATGGTCCTCCTGGGCTGGGTGCTGGCGACGACGGTGGCCGCCGGGGCGACGCGCATGCTGCGCCGCAACTGA
- a CDS encoding LON peptidase substrate-binding domain-containing protein produces MTTVRLPLFPLNSVLFPGLVLPLNVFEERYRAMMRELLKTPEEESRRFAVVAIRDGHEVAPSAPGMPDPTSVPDLGPAAGFGADPAISFHDVGCVADAATIREREDGTFEVLATGTSRVRLLSVDASGPFLTAELEGLDEEQGEEAGALAEGVLRAFRQYQKRLAGARERSLSTGAELPDEPSVVSYLVAAAMMLDTPTKQRLLQAPDTASRLRDELKLLRSETAIIRNLPSLPAADLTRGRTSLN; encoded by the coding sequence GTGACCACCGTCCGTCTTCCGCTCTTCCCCCTGAACTCGGTGCTGTTCCCCGGGCTGGTACTGCCGCTCAACGTCTTCGAGGAGCGCTATCGCGCCATGATGCGTGAGCTGCTGAAGACCCCCGAGGAGGAGTCGCGCCGGTTCGCCGTCGTGGCGATCCGCGACGGCCACGAGGTGGCCCCGAGCGCCCCCGGCATGCCGGATCCCACGTCCGTGCCCGACCTCGGCCCGGCGGCCGGCTTCGGCGCCGACCCGGCGATCTCCTTCCACGACGTGGGCTGCGTGGCGGACGCCGCGACGATCCGGGAACGGGAGGACGGCACCTTCGAGGTGCTGGCCACCGGGACGTCCCGGGTGCGCCTGCTCTCGGTGGACGCCTCGGGCCCGTTCCTGACGGCCGAGCTGGAGGGGCTCGACGAGGAGCAGGGCGAGGAGGCCGGCGCGCTCGCGGAGGGTGTGCTGCGGGCCTTCCGCCAGTACCAGAAGCGGCTGGCGGGCGCGCGCGAACGCTCCCTGTCGACCGGCGCGGAACTCCCGGACGAGCCCTCCGTGGTCTCCTACCTCGTCGCGGCGGCGATGATGCTGGACACCCCCACCAAGCAGCGTCTGCTCCAGGCCCCGGACACCGCGTCCCGGCTGCGCGACGAACTGAAACTCCTTCGCTCCGAGACGGCCATCATCCGTAACCTGCCCTCACTGCCGGCGGCGGACCTGACCCGCGGCCGCACGAGCCTCAACTGA
- the ybaK gene encoding Cys-tRNA(Pro) deacylase translates to MAKKSKKQQQGGTPATVALTAAGVAFTIHAYDHDPSHPSYGEEAAEAMGVSPDRVFKTLVADVDGTLTVAVVPVAGSLDLKALASAVGGKRAAMADPALAERTTGYVRGGISPLGQRKRLPTVLDSSASAHETICVSAGRRGLEVELSPGDLAKLTEAVVAPVGRA, encoded by the coding sequence ATGGCGAAGAAGTCGAAGAAGCAACAGCAGGGCGGCACGCCCGCGACGGTGGCCCTTACCGCCGCGGGCGTCGCGTTCACGATCCACGCCTACGACCACGACCCCTCCCACCCGTCCTACGGCGAGGAGGCGGCCGAGGCCATGGGCGTCTCCCCGGACCGCGTCTTCAAGACGCTGGTGGCCGACGTGGACGGGACCCTCACGGTGGCGGTCGTCCCGGTGGCGGGCAGCCTGGACCTCAAGGCGCTGGCCTCCGCGGTGGGCGGCAAGCGGGCGGCGATGGCGGACCCGGCCCTCGCCGAGCGCACCACGGGCTACGTCCGGGGCGGCATCTCCCCGCTCGGCCAGCGCAAGAGGCTGCCCACGGTCCTGGACTCCTCCGCCTCGGCCCACGAAACGATCTGCGTGTCGGCAGGGCGCCGCGGCCTGGAGGTCGAACTGTCCCCCGGTGACCTCGCGAAGCTCACCGAAGCGGTGGTGGCCCCCGTCGGACGTGCGTGA
- a CDS encoding DUF2567 domain-containing protein: MTAPLTPPPPPHEQSAQNAWQPPAAGHSAPAPHDAAWHGTYGQDGPGMKTEVREAAVVTVAVAVGGVLLGLLWWWLAPHVPLVGDIVDKSWVVYLSDSEGEQAIGVDGTFTLLALAFGVVSALAVFLWRRRGGVPLVVALGVGGLLASLLAWRLGVWLGPEQDVIAHARQVGKGITFSAPLKLGAKGALLTWPLAALIVHLGLTALFGPRDPEPYQHHPVQTDPYGAPLP; the protein is encoded by the coding sequence GTGACCGCACCGTTGACGCCGCCTCCACCGCCGCATGAACAGTCCGCGCAGAACGCGTGGCAGCCCCCGGCTGCCGGGCATTCGGCTCCCGCGCCGCATGACGCCGCCTGGCACGGTACGTACGGACAGGACGGGCCCGGAATGAAGACGGAAGTGCGGGAGGCCGCCGTCGTCACGGTGGCGGTGGCGGTGGGCGGTGTGCTGCTCGGGCTGCTGTGGTGGTGGCTGGCGCCGCACGTGCCGCTGGTCGGCGACATCGTCGACAAGAGCTGGGTGGTCTACCTCTCGGACAGCGAGGGGGAGCAGGCCATCGGGGTGGACGGAACGTTCACGCTGCTCGCGCTCGCCTTCGGGGTCGTCAGCGCCCTGGCGGTCTTCCTGTGGCGCCGGCGCGGCGGAGTGCCGCTGGTCGTGGCCCTGGGCGTCGGCGGACTGCTCGCGTCCCTGCTGGCCTGGCGGCTCGGCGTGTGGCTCGGCCCAGAGCAGGACGTCATCGCCCACGCCCGGCAGGTGGGCAAGGGCATCACCTTCTCGGCGCCGCTCAAGCTGGGCGCCAAGGGGGCGCTGCTGACCTGGCCGCTGGCCGCCCTGATCGTGCACCTCGGCCTGACCGCGCTGTTCGGCCCCCGGGACCCGGAGCCATACCAGCACCACCCCGTCCAGACCGACCCGTACGGGGCCCCGCTGCCGTAG
- a CDS encoding ABC transporter permease, translating to MSVVPAEILPGAVADEDDSARGAAELGPRARMWPSLVAVYRAQLSRARVARIPLLFVATFQSVGILVMMRGVVDAGGHDARFVVAGSSVLVVAYVGLNLLAQYFGQLRGSGGLDHYATLPVPPAAVVLGAAGAYASFTVPGTVVTAVFGGVLFGLPLSHLWVLAAVIPLAGAALSGLGAALGLLAPRPELATLLGQLGMSAALLLGVLPADRMPGAVRFTRDLLPSTYGVEAFGRTFGPHPDWAFVAGDLAVCAGVGVASLAVATWAYRRAAVR from the coding sequence GTGAGTGTCGTACCCGCCGAGATTCTGCCCGGCGCCGTCGCCGACGAGGACGACTCCGCGCGCGGGGCCGCCGAGCTCGGACCGCGCGCGCGGATGTGGCCGTCGCTCGTCGCCGTCTACCGTGCGCAGCTGTCGCGGGCCCGGGTCGCGCGGATTCCGCTGCTGTTCGTGGCGACCTTCCAGTCGGTCGGCATCCTGGTCATGATGCGCGGGGTCGTGGACGCGGGCGGCCACGACGCCCGGTTCGTGGTCGCCGGGTCGTCCGTGCTGGTCGTGGCCTACGTCGGGCTGAACCTGCTCGCGCAGTACTTCGGGCAGCTGCGGGGCAGCGGCGGGCTCGACCACTACGCGACGCTGCCGGTGCCGCCGGCGGCGGTCGTGCTGGGGGCGGCGGGGGCCTACGCCTCCTTCACGGTGCCCGGGACCGTGGTGACCGCCGTCTTCGGCGGGGTGCTGTTCGGGCTGCCGCTGTCGCATCTGTGGGTGCTGGCGGCGGTGATCCCGCTCGCGGGCGCCGCCCTGTCCGGGCTGGGCGCGGCCCTCGGGCTGCTCGCGCCCCGCCCCGAACTGGCCACACTGCTGGGCCAGCTGGGGATGTCGGCCGCGCTGCTGCTGGGGGTGCTGCCGGCCGACCGGATGCCGGGGGCCGTACGGTTCACGCGGGACCTGCTGCCGTCGACGTACGGTGTCGAGGCCTTCGGGCGGACCTTCGGGCCGCATCCCGACTGGGCGTTCGTGGCCGGTGACCTCGCCGTGTGCGCGGGCGTGGGCGTCGCTTCGCTGGCCGTGGCCACCTGGGCGTACCGTCGGGCGGCCGTCCGGTGA
- a CDS encoding ABC transporter ATP-binding protein yields MCAVRGLTKTYPAVRGRRGVPGAPAVRATDDVRLDVRRGEIFGLLGPNGAGKSTLVRQLTGLMRPDAGSVEILGHDIVRHPERASRILAYLGQESSALDELTVSLAAETTGRLRGLEARRARAERDAVLEELGLTAIAGRALKKLSGGQRRLACFAAALVGERPLLVLDEPTTGMDPVARRAVWAAVDRRRAERGTTVLLVTHNVIEAETVLDRVAVLDQGRVIACDTPAGLKEQVADEVRVELVWRETAPLHVPEVAALRERAVEAGRRWTLRLAPEEARAVVATVTGGAAFAALDDFTLATPSLEDVYLALGGAARGLVKA; encoded by the coding sequence GTGTGCGCGGTGCGCGGGCTGACCAAGACCTATCCGGCCGTCCGAGGACGCAGGGGCGTTCCCGGCGCGCCCGCGGTGCGGGCCACCGACGACGTACGGCTGGACGTGCGACGCGGTGAGATCTTCGGACTGCTCGGACCGAACGGGGCCGGGAAGTCCACCCTGGTGCGGCAGCTGACCGGGCTGATGCGGCCCGACGCGGGCAGCGTCGAGATCCTCGGGCACGACATCGTGCGGCACCCCGAGCGGGCCTCCCGGATCCTCGCCTACCTCGGCCAGGAGTCGTCCGCCCTCGACGAGCTGACGGTGTCGCTGGCCGCCGAGACGACCGGGCGGCTGCGCGGCCTGGAGGCACGGCGGGCACGGGCCGAGCGGGACGCCGTCCTGGAGGAGCTCGGGCTCACCGCCATCGCCGGGCGGGCCCTGAAGAAGCTGTCCGGCGGGCAGCGCCGACTGGCGTGCTTCGCCGCCGCCCTGGTCGGCGAGCGGCCGCTGCTGGTATTGGACGAGCCGACCACCGGGATGGACCCCGTCGCGCGGCGGGCCGTGTGGGCGGCCGTCGACCGGCGGCGGGCCGAGCGCGGGACGACCGTCCTGCTGGTCACCCACAACGTCATCGAGGCGGAGACGGTCCTGGACCGGGTCGCCGTGCTCGACCAGGGGCGGGTGATCGCCTGCGACACCCCCGCCGGACTGAAGGAACAGGTCGCCGACGAGGTCCGGGTGGAGCTGGTGTGGCGCGAGACGGCGCCGCTGCACGTCCCCGAGGTCGCCGCGCTGCGCGAGCGGGCCGTCGAGGCCGGGCGGCGCTGGACGCTGCGGCTCGCTCCCGAGGAGGCCCGCGCGGTCGTCGCCACGGTCACCGGCGGGGCGGCCTTCGCCGCCCTGGACGACTTCACGCTCGCGACGCCCAGCCTGGAGGACGTGTACCTGGCGCTGGGCGGCGCCGCCCGAGGGCTGGTGAAGGCGTGA
- a CDS encoding NYN domain-containing protein, with protein MDRCIVLVDAGYLLGAAASLLAGEPSRSRITVDHTALIQGLRERAESDTERPLLRIYWFDGAPDRVPQPEHRRLRVMPRVTVRLGALTRSDGRWAQKGVDAAMHAELTELARNRACSDVVLVTGDGDLLPGMMAAKEHGVAVHLWAVQAADGDYNQSEDLVAEADERRVLDRTWITKAVRAKELGGICAPPPVPRPEIAAILSAPLPDSALTAERPAEEREHASAAAVADNGTQERVPAPKGVPTPKDLAALRAPGVQPSPQPANATLRWSSDKGWVDRPVAEPPEAASMPTLAQLTSAEQRWADREEDITTVGGDPFEVGQVFARRWMERLGDQSHLQKLSGMYPRIPHRIDGELLRYAARFGLLAHKDDQIDEHDRYAIRAGFWREIDVRTAAEHAPVGE; from the coding sequence GTGGACCGCTGCATCGTCCTGGTGGACGCCGGGTATCTGCTGGGGGCCGCCGCCAGTCTCCTTGCCGGAGAGCCCTCCCGATCCCGGATCACCGTCGACCACACCGCCCTCATCCAGGGCCTGCGTGAACGCGCCGAGTCCGACACCGAACGGCCCCTGCTGCGCATCTACTGGTTCGACGGCGCCCCCGACCGGGTGCCCCAGCCCGAGCACCGCCGACTGCGGGTGATGCCCCGCGTCACCGTGCGGCTCGGTGCTCTGACCCGCAGCGACGGACGCTGGGCCCAGAAGGGCGTGGACGCGGCCATGCACGCCGAGCTCACCGAGCTGGCCCGCAACCGCGCCTGCTCCGACGTCGTCCTGGTCACCGGCGACGGCGATCTGCTGCCGGGCATGATGGCGGCCAAGGAGCACGGGGTCGCCGTACACCTGTGGGCGGTGCAGGCCGCCGACGGGGACTACAACCAGTCGGAAGACCTGGTCGCCGAGGCGGACGAGCGGCGGGTGCTCGACCGGACGTGGATCACCAAAGCCGTACGGGCCAAGGAGCTCGGTGGGATCTGCGCGCCGCCGCCCGTGCCCCGGCCCGAGATCGCCGCGATCCTCTCCGCGCCGCTGCCGGACTCCGCGCTCACCGCCGAGCGGCCCGCCGAGGAGCGGGAGCACGCATCGGCGGCCGCCGTCGCGGACAACGGCACGCAGGAGCGGGTGCCCGCGCCCAAGGGCGTGCCCACCCCCAAGGACCTCGCCGCCCTGCGGGCGCCCGGCGTCCAGCCGAGCCCGCAACCGGCCAACGCGACCCTGCGCTGGTCCTCCGACAAAGGATGGGTCGACCGGCCCGTCGCCGAGCCCCCGGAGGCCGCCTCGATGCCGACGCTGGCCCAGCTGACCTCGGCGGAGCAGCGGTGGGCCGACCGGGAGGAGGACATCACGACCGTCGGCGGAGACCCGTTCGAGGTCGGTCAGGTGTTCGCGCGGCGCTGGATGGAGCGGTTGGGGGACCAGAGCCATCTGCAGAAGCTGTCGGGCATGTACCCGCGGATTCCGCACCGCATCGACGGCGAGCTGCTGCGGTACGCGGCCCGCTTCGGACTGCTGGCCCACAAGGACGACCAGATCGACGAGCACGACCGTTACGCCATCCGGGCGGGGTTCTGGCGGGAGATCGACGTACGGACGGCGGCCGAGCACGCGCCCGTCGGCGAGTGA